Within the Bacillus sp. FSL K6-3431 genome, the region ACCAGCTTGGATCGCATCGATAACCATTGCTTGTTGTCCCATTGCGGAGCACATAATAATTTTAGCAGAAGGATCAAATGATTTTATTTCTTTTAGAGCTGCTATACCATCCATTTCAGGCATTGTAATATCCATTGTTACAAGATCCGGCTTCAAATCTTTATATTTTTCCACTGCTTGAGATCCATCTGCGGCTTCACCAACCACCTCAAAACCATTCTTCGTTAATATATCTTTAATCATCATTCTCATAAAAGCTGCATCATCTACAATTAAAATTCTATTTGCCACTAAAATCCCTCACAGTCTATTATTTTAGTCTTTTAATACGATCAGTTTTACTTGCGATGTCAGTTACTCTTACACCGAAGTTTTCATCAATTACTACAACTTCTCCTTGTGCTATCAATCTATTATTTACAAGAATATCAACAGGCTCACCTGCTAGTTTGTCAAGTTCAATAATTGATCCAGAACCTAATTCAATTATTTCTTTTACTGTCCGACTTGTTCTTCCCAACTCAACTGTCACTTGCAGTGGGATATCTAGTAACATTTCTAGATTGTTTGTTTCAGTCGTAGTTGTTGGCATTGCATTGAATTCAGAAAAATTAGCGGTTTGAACATTCGGGTGTGTTTCTCTTTCAACCGAATTTCTTATGTCTGACAAATTTCCACGTTCTGTCATTTGGGTATTATTACCATCTGGTTTAGATGCCTTGGTCTCATTCATCTCAATCTGTGATGTTTGTATTGTCTTTGATGTTTCACTTTCCGCTTCTGTTTGAGTAAATAAATCCTCGACAAGCTTTACTGCAAAATCAACGGGTAACACTTGCATAATACTTGAATCAATTAAATTTCCTATTTTTAATCTAAAAGAAATTTTAGCAAGTAAATTTTGTTGAGGAAGCGTCTCTGTTCCTTCGCCTTCTGTGACATTTAATAATTCAATGGATGGCGGCGAAATATCTACCTTTTTATTAAAAACAGAAGACATCGATGTAGCGGCAGATCCCATCATTTGATTCATTGCTTCTTGGACTGCGCTCAAATGGATTTCATCCATTGACTCCATTGGGGATTTCCCATCTCCTCCTAGCATCAAATCCGCAATTATTGCAGCATCTGTTTGTTTGATGACAAGTATATTTACCCCTGAAAATCCTTCTGTATACTTTACTTGAATTGCTACATATGGATGCGGAAACT harbors:
- the fliY gene encoding flagellar motor switch phosphatase FliY: MTGEMLSQDEIDALLNGGTTPPESSEEFNKINVIDYLSEMQQDALGEIGNISFGSSATALSTLLNQKVEITTPAVSIIDYAKLEDEFPHPYVAIQVKYTEGFSGVNILVIKQTDAAIIADLMLGGDGKSPMESMDEIHLSAVQEAMNQMMGSAATSMSSVFNKKVDISPPSIELLNVTEGEGTETLPQQNLLAKISFRLKIGNLIDSSIMQVLPVDFAVKLVEDLFTQTEAESETSKTIQTSQIEMNETKASKPDGNNTQMTERGNLSDIRNSVERETHPNVQTANFSEFNAMPTTTTETNNLEMLLDIPLQVTVELGRTSRTVKEIIELGSGSIIELDKLAGEPVDILVNNRLIAQGEVVVIDENFGVRVTDIASKTDRIKRLK
- a CDS encoding response regulator, which translates into the protein MANRILIVDDAAFMRMMIKDILTKNGFEVVGEAADGSQAVEKYKDLKPDLVTMDITMPEMDGIAALKEIKSFDPSAKIIMCSAMGQQAMVIDAIQAGAKDFIVKPFQADRVIEAISKTLG